A single region of the Triticum dicoccoides isolate Atlit2015 ecotype Zavitan chromosome 2B, WEW_v2.0, whole genome shotgun sequence genome encodes:
- the LOC119367520 gene encoding E3 ubiquitin-protein ligase AIRP1-like, with translation MGSILCCLRGPEDDDEAPGCCACLPWPFSNNTQNPAGAAARHPRAYARVAPVPPESSTGSGQEDPLNTFRRPPMPLPYDDPRFRHPAEKSILLGERSNVDTGSTRDGDEKADGPSSLEARPGGGKPGGTQVCADCDEDECPICLEEYDYENPKVLLQCNHDFHLGCIYEWMERSQSCPVCAMVMMFKEDQ, from the coding sequence ATGGGGTCCATCCTGTGCTGCTTGCGCGGccccgaagacgacgacgaggcgcCGGGTTGCTGCGCCTGCCTGCCATGGCCGTTCTCGAACAACACTCAGAACCCGGCGGGCGCCGCCGCTCGTCATCCTAGAGCGTACGCACGGGTTGCGCCGGTTCCTCCCGAGTCCTCCACCGGCTCAGGGCAGGAGGATCCATTGAACACCTTCCGCCGCCCTCCTATGCCTTTGCCTTACGATGATCCTCGGTTCAGACATCCCGCGGAGAAATCTATTCTGCTCGGAGAGAGAAGCAATGTTGACACCGGATCGACTCGCGATGGTGATGAGAAGGCTGATGGACCGTCGTCCCTGGAAGCTCGGCCGGGAGGGGGGAAACCCGGGGGAACTCAAGTCTGTGCTGATTGTGATGAGGATGAGTGTCCAATATGCCTCGAAGAGTATGATTACGAGAATCCGAAGGTGCTGCTGCAATGCAACCATGATTTCCATCTTGGCTGCATTTACGAGTGGATGGAAAGAAGCCAGTCGTGCCCGGTCTGTGCCATGGTGATGATGTTCAAAGAGGACCAATGA